One region of Camelina sativa cultivar DH55 chromosome 6, Cs, whole genome shotgun sequence genomic DNA includes:
- the LOC104793050 gene encoding EMBRYO SURROUNDING FACTOR 1-like protein 4, producing the protein MHRRLRFGFYNNSVRYLKNTIIISLNDIQTMKSSHASLVCILLLSLLALHQCARIGRSNKVDMSACFLGDCNNVFEGGCYCCPKTPALCWAEKDYCTTYCQSQS; encoded by the exons ATGCATAGAAGATTACGCTTTGGATTTTACAACAACTCAGTCAGATATctaaaaaacacaatcatcatATCCCTTAATGATATTCAAACCATGAAATCATCACATGCATCTCTCGTCTGCATACTATTGCTTTCTCTATTGGCTCTGCATCAAT GTGCAAGGATAGGAAGATCAAACAAAGTGGATATGTCTGCATGCTTCCTTGGCGATTGCAACAATGTTTTCGAAGGCGGCTGTTATTGCTGCCCCAAAACGCCAGCTCTTTGTTGGGCTGAAAAAGATTACTGCACCACTTATTGTCAATCTCAAAGCTAA
- the LOC104793052 gene encoding cysteine-rich and transmembrane domain-containing protein A-like: MSQYNQPPVGVPPPQGYPPEGYPAPKDAYPPQGYPPQQGYPPQGYPPQQGYPPQQGYPPPYAPQYPHPPQHHQQQNNSPSFLEGCMAALCCCCLLDVCF; encoded by the exons atgagcCAGTACAATCAACCTCCCGTTGGTGTTCCTCCTCCCCAAG GTTATCCACCGGAGGGATATCCAGCACCAAAAGATGCTTATCCGCCACAAGGATATCCTCCTCAGCAAGGTTATCCCCCTCAGGGATATCCTCCTCAACAAGGCTATCCTCCTCAGCAAGGCTATCCTCCACCATACGCTCCACAGTACCCTCATCCGCCGCAGCATCACCAACAACAGAACAACAGTCCTAGCTTTCTTGAAGGATG TATGGCTGCACTGTGCTGTTGCTGTCTCTTGGATGTTTGCTTCTGA
- the LOC104793049 gene encoding probable calcium-binding protein CML35, producing the protein MKLAASLSRISPKRLFRSKSKASVSRSEPSSFSSNASSSSSDGSYGNLIKPGPTATPISVLPQSSGDFYTELVQAFKLIDRDDDGVVSRGDLAALLSKLSPEPPSQEEVSLMLKEVDGDGDDDGGCISLEDLASRVAGTSGQGSVETEELREVFEYFDADRNGKISAEELHRVFGVIGDERCTLEECVRMIATVDRNGDGFVCFEDFCRMMELQSSSSSSDEMI; encoded by the coding sequence ATGAAGCTCGCCGCTAGCCTCAGCCGCATCAGCCCAAAACGTCTCTTCCGCTCCAAATCAAAAGCTTCAGTCTCCAGATCTGAGCCTTCTTCCTTCAGCTCAaatgcttcttcctcttcctccgatGGATCCTACGGAAACCTCATCAAACCAGGTCCAACCGCTACTCCCATCAGTGTTCTCCCTCAAAGCTCCGGAGATTTTTACACCGAGCTTGTCCAAGCGTTTAAACTCATCGACCGTGACGATGACGGCGTTGTTTCTAGAGGAGATCTCGCTGCGCTTCTTAGCAAGTTAAGCCCTGAACCGCCCAGTCAAGAAGAGGTTAGCTTGATGCTTAAAGAAGTCGACGGAGACGGAGACGACGATGGTGGTTGTATCAGCCTCGAAGACCTTGCTAGCCGTGTAGCTGGTACGTCAGGCCAAGGATCTGTAGAGACGGAGGAGCTGAGAGAGGTGTTCGAGTACTTCGACGCGGATCGTAACGGGAAAATATCGGCGGAGGAGTTGCACAGAGTCTTTGGAGTGATCGGAGACGAACGGTGCACGTTAGAGGAGTGTGTGCGTATGATAGCGACCGTTGATAGAAACGGCGACGGTTTTGTTTGCTTCGAAGACTTTTGCCGCATGATGGAGCTTCAAAGCAGCTCCTCCTCCAGCGATGAAATGATCTGA